From the Desulfarculaceae bacterium genome, one window contains:
- a CDS encoding Rne/Rng family ribonuclease, which produces MAATLLINSRSYETRVALLENGQCVEVYVERHKQMSLAGNVYLGRVARVLPGMQAAFVDIGLPKAAFLYVSDVYEPPEEMQWDAGEVPPEAQKSPGSRIEHMLREGQEIMVQVAKEPLGNKGARITSHVTLPGRNLVLMPTIDHVGVSRRIEDLEERQRLREMIEDLRPAGIGFIARTVSEGADRQKLSAEMDFLRSLWDSIGQRRSTAGVPSLLHQDLSVSLRAVRDLFTREVDHLIIDDQAEFDQVIEFVSTFMPRLLPSVELYDRGDPIFDAFEVEPELARALERKVWLKSGGYVVIEKTEALTSIDVNTGRYVGGHNLEETILKTNLEAVKEIACQIRLRDIGGLIVIDFIDMEREENRERVVAALKDALAADRSKTNVLPMSPLGLVEMTRKRVRESLGESLGESCFYCEGSGRLRDPTTVCYEIFRALEREMRNSVAGVVSVMVHPQVAEVMLQEERFALEELEANLSLTIHVVPNQSLHREHFQLRPEAGRP; this is translated from the coding sequence ATGGCGGCCACTCTGCTCATAAATTCGCGCTCCTACGAGACCCGCGTGGCGCTGCTGGAAAACGGGCAGTGCGTGGAGGTCTACGTGGAGCGCCACAAGCAGATGTCCCTGGCGGGCAACGTGTATCTGGGCCGGGTGGCCCGGGTCTTGCCCGGCATGCAGGCCGCCTTCGTGGACATCGGCCTGCCCAAGGCCGCCTTCCTCTACGTAAGCGACGTTTACGAGCCCCCCGAGGAGATGCAGTGGGACGCCGGCGAGGTGCCCCCCGAGGCCCAGAAGAGCCCGGGCAGCCGCATCGAGCACATGCTGCGGGAGGGCCAGGAGATCATGGTGCAGGTGGCCAAGGAGCCCCTGGGCAACAAGGGCGCGCGCATCACCAGCCACGTCACCCTGCCCGGCCGCAATTTGGTGCTCATGCCCACCATCGACCACGTGGGGGTGAGCCGGCGCATCGAGGACCTGGAGGAGCGCCAGCGCCTGCGCGAGATGATCGAGGACCTCCGGCCCGCCGGCATCGGCTTCATCGCCCGCACGGTGAGCGAGGGGGCCGACCGCCAGAAGCTATCGGCGGAGATGGACTTTCTGCGCTCCCTGTGGGACTCCATTGGCCAGCGCCGGAGCACCGCCGGGGTGCCCTCGCTGCTCCATCAGGATTTGTCGGTGAGCCTGCGGGCGGTGCGCGACCTGTTCACCCGCGAAGTGGACCACCTGATCATCGACGATCAGGCTGAGTTCGACCAGGTAATCGAGTTCGTCTCCACCTTCATGCCCCGCCTGCTGCCCAGCGTGGAGCTCTACGACCGGGGCGATCCGATCTTCGACGCCTTTGAGGTGGAGCCCGAGCTGGCCCGCGCCCTGGAGCGCAAGGTCTGGCTGAAAAGCGGCGGCTACGTGGTGATCGAAAAAACCGAGGCGCTCACCAGCATCGACGTGAACACCGGACGCTACGTGGGCGGGCACAACTTGGAAGAGACGATCCTCAAGACCAACCTGGAGGCGGTCAAGGAGATCGCCTGCCAAATTCGGCTGCGGGACATCGGCGGGCTCATCGTCATCGACTTCATCGACATGGAGCGCGAGGAGAACCGCGAGCGGGTGGTGGCCGCGCTCAAGGACGCCCTGGCCGCCGACCGCTCCAAGACCAACGTGCTGCCCATGAGCCCCCTGGGCCTGGTGGAGATGACCCGCAAGCGGGTGCGCGAGTCTTTGGGCGAGTCCCTGGGCGAGAGCTGCTTCTACTGCGAGGGCAGCGGCCGCCTGCGCGACCCCACCACCGTGTGCTACGAGATCTTCCGCGCCCTGGAGCGCGAGATGCGCAACTCGGTGGCCGGGGTGGTCAGCGTGATGGTGCATCCCCAGGTGGCCGAGGTGATGCTCCAGGAGGAGCGCTTTGCTCTGGAGGAGCTGGAGGCCAATCTCAGCCTGACCATCCACGTGGTGCCCAACCAAAGCCTGCACCGGGAGCATTTTCAGCTCCGCCCCGAGGCGGGGCGTCCCTGA
- a CDS encoding TIGR03960 family B12-binding radical SAM protein, translated as MDRRGLISGVEKPARYLGGEPGSVVKDQSRVRLNFALAFPEVYEIAMSHLGIKVLYESLAKRPDVAAERVFCPWVDLLELLRAQGETLWSLETGRALGEFDVIGFSLQYELTYTNLLAMLSLAGVPLKREERGPEHPLVIAGGPAMVNPEPLADFLDLAVVGEAEELLDSLMDLFIRAKEESWPRERLYAEAVAIEGVYAPAMFAPMYENGRLQEIKALNPAHPKARRRIVPDMGAHQPPARPIVPAVTPVHDRLGVEVSRGCTRGCRFCQAGFIYRPVRERPPEQVYGAALQGLDDSGLEELALLSLSTSDYSCIEPLAGALMDALEPRRISLSLPSLRMDSLGEGLINQIKRVRKTGFTLAPEAGSERLRRVINKNLSEEQILATARTVYGLGWNLVKLYFMLGLPTETDEDVAAIGRLAALVAGEGRALGRGRGRNPLVNASLGLFVPKPHTPFQWEGQLDLEQARERLAQAKSGMGDRKVKAKWNDPYTSVIEGVLSRGDRRLGPVLLKALELGCVFDGWSEHLKYDAWLRALEDNGLSLADYLRPREQDEVLPWEHIEVGVTKQYLWAERERALTGESTADCRTGRCLDCGVCDHKLIKPRLATGADLPAPPPAPEPEGERLRYRFRLAKTGTARFLGHLEMLRLIERGLRAGGVELAYTQGFHPHALVKTAAALSLGVESLAEVLEITTPRSYDPEDLAARVNPHLPAGLSLHDGRLGRPGEKLVDPPIAAYRVEPSVPLDPGRLHAFQEAADWTMLRQSPKGSKEIDLKAAIKRMELEDGALLLEVGSAGGRPKPGEVLISVFGLSPAEAAASRALKMPASQES; from the coding sequence GTGGACCGGCGAGGACTCATAAGCGGGGTGGAGAAACCGGCCCGCTATCTGGGCGGCGAGCCCGGCTCGGTGGTCAAGGACCAGAGCCGGGTGCGGCTCAACTTCGCCTTGGCCTTTCCCGAGGTCTACGAGATCGCCATGAGCCATCTGGGCATCAAGGTGCTCTACGAGTCCCTGGCCAAGCGGCCCGACGTGGCCGCCGAGCGGGTGTTCTGCCCCTGGGTGGACCTCTTGGAGCTGCTGCGCGCCCAAGGCGAGACTCTCTGGTCCCTGGAGACCGGCCGCGCCCTGGGCGAGTTCGACGTGATCGGCTTTTCCCTGCAATACGAACTGACCTACACCAACCTCCTGGCCATGCTCTCCCTGGCCGGGGTGCCGCTCAAGCGCGAGGAGCGCGGGCCGGAGCATCCCCTGGTTATCGCGGGCGGCCCGGCCATGGTCAACCCCGAACCTTTGGCCGACTTTTTGGACCTGGCCGTGGTGGGCGAGGCCGAGGAATTGCTCGACTCGCTCATGGACCTGTTCATCCGGGCCAAGGAGGAGAGCTGGCCCCGGGAGCGGCTTTACGCCGAGGCCGTGGCCATCGAGGGGGTCTACGCGCCAGCCATGTTCGCGCCGATGTACGAGAACGGCCGCTTGCAAGAGATAAAGGCCCTGAACCCCGCCCACCCCAAGGCGCGGCGGCGAATAGTGCCCGACATGGGCGCCCACCAGCCTCCGGCCCGGCCCATCGTGCCTGCGGTGACCCCGGTGCACGACCGTCTGGGGGTGGAGGTGTCGCGGGGCTGCACCCGGGGCTGCCGCTTCTGCCAGGCGGGCTTCATCTACCGCCCGGTGCGCGAGCGGCCACCGGAGCAGGTCTATGGCGCTGCTCTGCAGGGCCTGGACGACAGCGGCCTGGAGGAACTGGCCCTGTTGTCGCTTTCCACCAGCGACTACTCCTGCATCGAGCCCCTGGCCGGGGCGCTGATGGACGCCCTGGAGCCCCGGCGCATCAGCCTGAGCCTGCCCAGCCTGCGCATGGATTCCCTGGGCGAGGGACTGATCAACCAGATCAAGCGGGTAAGGAAAACCGGCTTCACCCTGGCGCCCGAGGCGGGCAGCGAGCGCCTGCGCCGGGTGATCAACAAGAACCTGAGCGAGGAGCAGATCCTGGCCACGGCCCGCACCGTCTACGGCTTGGGCTGGAACCTGGTCAAGCTCTACTTCATGCTGGGCCTGCCCACCGAGACCGATGAGGACGTGGCCGCCATCGGCCGCCTGGCCGCCCTGGTGGCCGGCGAGGGCCGGGCCCTGGGCCGGGGCCGGGGCAGGAATCCCCTGGTCAACGCCTCGCTGGGCCTGTTCGTGCCCAAGCCGCACACCCCCTTTCAGTGGGAAGGGCAGCTCGACCTGGAGCAGGCCCGGGAGCGCCTGGCCCAGGCCAAGTCCGGCATGGGCGACCGCAAGGTCAAGGCCAAGTGGAACGACCCCTACACCAGCGTGATCGAGGGGGTTCTGAGCCGGGGCGACCGCCGTTTGGGCCCGGTGCTTCTCAAGGCCCTGGAGCTGGGCTGTGTGTTCGACGGCTGGAGCGAGCACCTGAAGTACGACGCCTGGCTGCGGGCCCTGGAGGACAACGGGCTCTCACTGGCCGACTATTTGCGCCCCCGCGAACAAGACGAGGTGCTGCCCTGGGAGCACATCGAGGTGGGGGTCACCAAGCAGTATCTCTGGGCCGAGCGGGAACGCGCCCTGACCGGGGAGTCCACCGCCGACTGCCGGACGGGACGCTGCCTGGACTGCGGAGTGTGCGACCACAAGCTCATCAAGCCGCGCCTGGCCACCGGGGCCGACCTGCCCGCCCCGCCGCCCGCGCCCGAGCCCGAGGGCGAGCGCCTGCGCTACCGTTTTCGTTTGGCCAAGACCGGCACCGCCCGCTTTTTGGGGCATCTGGAAATGCTCCGGCTCATCGAGCGGGGGCTCCGGGCTGGGGGCGTGGAGCTGGCCTACACCCAAGGCTTCCATCCCCACGCCTTGGTGAAGACCGCCGCCGCCCTGAGCCTGGGAGTGGAGAGCCTGGCCGAAGTGCTGGAGATCACCACCCCGCGCTCCTATGACCCCGAGGACCTGGCCGCGCGGGTGAACCCCCATTTGCCCGCCGGGCTCTCGCTGCACGACGGACGCCTGGGCCGCCCGGGCGAAAAGCTGGTGGACCCGCCCATTGCCGCCTATCGGGTGGAGCCCTCGGTCCCCTTGGACCCGGGGCGGCTGCACGCTTTTCAGGAGGCCGCGGATTGGACTATGCTTAGGCAGTCCCCCAAAGGCTCCAAGGAGATCGACCTGAAGGCGGCAATCAAGCGCATGGAGCTGGAGGACGGGGCCCTGCTGTTGGAGGTGGGCTCCGCCGGGGGAAGGCCCAAACCGGGCGAGGTGCTGATCAGCGTGTTCGGCCTGAGCCCGGCCGAGGCCGCGGCCAGCCGGGCGTTGAAGATGCCCGCGAGCCAGGAAAGTTAG
- a CDS encoding MBL fold metallo-hydrolase, with translation MQLTCLGAARTVTGSSYLIELDDDRCFLVDCGMFQGSGQLERRNWVGTPYRPADLKAIFITHAHIDHSGLVPRLVRLGFKGKVIATKPTCELLKILWLDSAHIQEMEAEWQSRKNRRAGRNALEALYETPDAEAAIELLTPVEHHCYEEFIPGVRVCFYDAGHILGAASLHLTLSENGGEHRIGFSGDVGRPNQLIVPDPETMEPVNTLFMETTYGNRAHKSLPDSMDELLSIVKEAYAEGGKVLIPVFAVERSQEIIYTLAAAQRRGELPEDMPVFLDSPLAINATRIFRDHPEFFDDETKAILEAGHTPLDMPNLKFTTTTEESQGINRVMGPAIILAGSGMANAGRIKHHLKHNLWRPNTHVVIVGFQAKGTTGRLLVEGADKVKIFREDVAVRAKVHTINGFSAHADQSELLHWLEPLARPGVVVNLIHGEEEQSLAFKRVAMGQFHKVRFHLPRWNEIMQLKAYPPEMVQVEPSELAAQARELSGRLAELASRLESGKQADLAEAAIWLRAFKSADKAMLMNEAD, from the coding sequence ATGCAACTCACTTGCCTGGGCGCTGCCCGCACCGTCACCGGATCATCTTACCTCATAGAACTAGACGACGACCGCTGTTTCCTGGTGGACTGCGGCATGTTCCAGGGTAGCGGGCAGCTGGAGCGGCGCAACTGGGTGGGCACCCCCTACCGCCCGGCCGACCTGAAGGCCATCTTCATCACCCACGCCCACATCGACCACTCCGGCCTGGTGCCCCGCCTGGTGCGCCTGGGCTTCAAGGGCAAGGTGATCGCCACCAAGCCCACCTGCGAATTGCTCAAGATCCTGTGGCTGGACTCGGCCCACATCCAGGAGATGGAGGCGGAGTGGCAGAGCAGGAAGAACCGCCGGGCGGGCAGGAACGCCCTGGAGGCGCTCTACGAAACCCCGGACGCCGAGGCGGCCATCGAGCTGCTGACCCCGGTGGAGCACCATTGCTACGAGGAGTTCATCCCCGGGGTGCGCGTCTGCTTCTACGACGCCGGACACATCCTGGGCGCGGCCAGCCTGCACCTCACCCTGAGCGAGAACGGCGGCGAGCACCGCATCGGCTTCTCGGGGGACGTGGGGCGGCCCAACCAGCTCATCGTGCCCGACCCCGAGACCATGGAGCCGGTGAACACCCTGTTCATGGAGACCACCTACGGCAACCGCGCCCACAAGTCCCTGCCCGATAGCATGGACGAGCTGTTGAGTATAGTGAAAGAGGCCTATGCCGAGGGCGGCAAGGTGCTTATCCCGGTGTTCGCGGTGGAGCGCAGCCAGGAGATCATCTACACCCTGGCCGCGGCCCAGCGCCGGGGCGAGCTGCCCGAGGACATGCCGGTGTTTTTGGATTCGCCTCTGGCCATCAACGCCACCCGCATCTTTAGGGACCACCCCGAGTTTTTCGATGACGAGACCAAGGCCATCCTGGAGGCGGGGCACACCCCCCTGGACATGCCCAACCTCAAGTTCACCACCACCACCGAGGAGAGCCAGGGCATAAACCGGGTCATGGGCCCGGCCATCATCCTGGCCGGCAGCGGCATGGCCAACGCGGGGCGCATCAAGCACCATCTGAAGCACAACCTCTGGCGGCCCAACACCCACGTGGTGATCGTGGGCTTCCAGGCCAAGGGCACCACCGGCCGCTTGCTGGTGGAGGGCGCGGACAAGGTGAAGATCTTCCGCGAGGACGTGGCGGTCAGGGCCAAGGTCCACACCATCAACGGCTTCTCGGCCCACGCCGATCAGAGCGAGCTGCTGCACTGGCTGGAGCCCCTGGCCCGCCCCGGCGTGGTGGTCAACCTGATCCACGGCGAGGAGGAGCAGTCCCTGGCCTTCAAGCGCGTGGCCATGGGCCAGTTCCACAAGGTGCGCTTCCACCTGCCCCGCTGGAACGAGATCATGCAGCTAAAGGCCTACCCGCCGGAGATGGTGCAGGTGGAGCCCAGCGAGCTGGCCGCCCAGGCCCGCGAGCTCAGCGGCCGCCTGGCCGAGCTGGCCTCGCGTCTGGAGAGCGGCAAGCAGGCCGACCTGGCCGAGGCCGCGATATGGCTCAGGGCCTTCAAGTCGGCCGACAAGGCCATGCTCATGAACGAGGCCGACTAA
- a CDS encoding TIGR00730 family Rossman fold protein — protein MSEKSEQQYVIDALSARESWRMFRIISEFVDGIDAMSNIPKGVSIFGSARVAPGSPEYLLAEEMGRLLVEAGFSVITGGGGGVMEAGNKGATEAGGHSVGLNIQLPFEQRPNPYANVRLDFRYFFVRKVVFVKYSVAYIVMPGGFGTLDEMAEALTLIQTRRIRPFPVILMGSDYWGGLVDWIKEKQLGGGMISPEDLDFFRVMDDPAEVVKLIKQVVIL, from the coding sequence ATGTCGGAAAAAAGCGAGCAGCAATACGTAATAGACGCCCTAAGCGCCCGGGAATCCTGGCGCATGTTCCGCATCATCAGCGAGTTCGTGGACGGCATCGACGCCATGAGCAACATACCCAAGGGGGTGAGCATCTTCGGCTCGGCCCGGGTGGCCCCGGGCAGCCCGGAATACCTTCTGGCCGAGGAGATGGGCCGCCTTTTGGTGGAGGCCGGTTTCTCGGTGATCACCGGCGGGGGCGGCGGGGTCATGGAGGCGGGGAACAAGGGGGCCACCGAGGCGGGGGGCCATTCGGTGGGGCTCAACATCCAACTGCCCTTTGAGCAGCGGCCCAACCCCTATGCCAACGTCCGCCTGGACTTCCGCTACTTCTTCGTGCGCAAGGTGGTGTTCGTCAAGTACTCGGTGGCCTACATCGTCATGCCCGGCGGTTTCGGCACCCTGGATGAGATGGCCGAGGCCCTCACCCTCATCCAGACCCGCCGCATCCGGCCTTTCCCGGTGATCCTCATGGGCAGCGACTATTGGGGCGGGCTGGTAGACTGGATCAAGGAAAAGCAGCTTGGCGGAGGCATGATCAGCCCCGAGGACCTGGACTTCTTCCGGGTGATGGACGACCCGGCCGAGGTGGTCAAGCTGATCAA